In the Brucella anthropi ATCC 49188 genome, one interval contains:
- a CDS encoding 2'-deoxycytidine 5'-triphosphate deaminase: MMQKDAGILADADISALFESGLLASPRPLDPDQIQPASLDLRLGAKAYRVRASFMPGPGTPVLEKLERLKLHEIDLTAGAVLETGCVYIVPLLEGLALSADLSASANPKSSTGRLDIFTRVIADGAQEFDKVPAGYNGPLYLEVSPRTFPIVVRTGSRLSQIRFRKGRAQLDEAELAALHHAETLVAAEMPNISGGGIALSVDLSGGPDRLIGYRGKHHTAVVDVDKRAAHDVLDFWEPIYDRGARELVLDPDEFYILVSREAVHVPPLYAAEMTPFDPLVGEFRVHYAGFFDPGFGHSAAGGTGSRAVLEVRSHEVPFILEHGQIVGRLVYEHMLHRPSALYGVDLGSNYQAQQLKLSKHFR, from the coding sequence ATGATGCAGAAAGATGCTGGAATTCTGGCGGATGCGGATATTTCCGCGCTGTTTGAAAGCGGTTTGCTGGCGTCTCCACGCCCTCTTGATCCCGATCAGATACAGCCTGCAAGCCTCGATCTGAGGCTTGGCGCAAAGGCCTATCGTGTCCGCGCCTCCTTCATGCCGGGGCCAGGCACACCGGTCCTGGAAAAGCTGGAACGACTGAAACTGCACGAGATCGACCTGACCGCAGGGGCAGTTCTTGAGACCGGCTGCGTTTATATCGTTCCGCTCCTCGAAGGGCTGGCGCTGTCGGCGGACCTGTCGGCATCGGCAAACCCGAAAAGTTCAACGGGACGCCTCGATATCTTCACCCGCGTTATCGCGGACGGAGCGCAGGAATTCGACAAGGTGCCTGCGGGATATAATGGCCCGCTTTATCTGGAAGTCAGCCCACGCACATTCCCGATCGTCGTGCGCACGGGATCGCGCCTGTCGCAGATACGCTTCCGCAAGGGGCGGGCCCAGCTCGACGAAGCTGAACTCGCCGCACTGCATCATGCCGAAACACTGGTTGCTGCGGAAATGCCGAATATTTCCGGCGGCGGCATCGCCCTTTCGGTCGATCTTTCGGGCGGTCCTGACCGGCTGATCGGCTATCGCGGCAAGCACCATACGGCTGTGGTCGATGTGGACAAGCGTGCGGCGCACGACGTTCTCGACTTTTGGGAACCGATCTATGATCGCGGCGCGCGCGAACTCGTGTTGGATCCGGATGAATTCTATATTCTCGTCTCACGCGAGGCCGTGCATGTTCCCCCGCTTTATGCGGCGGAAATGACGCCGTTTGATCCGCTGGTTGGCGAATTCCGAGTTCACTATGCAGGCTTCTTCGATCCGGGTTTCGGGCACAGCGCTGCGGGTGGAACCGGCAGCCGCGCCGTTCTGGAAGTTCGCAGCCATGAGGTTCCGTTCATTCTGGAGCACGGGCAGATCGTCGGGCGTCTGGTTTACGAACACATGCTGCACCGCCCATCTGCGCTTTACGGTGTCGACCTCGGCTCCAACTATCAGGCGCAGCAGTTGAAGCTTTCCAAGCATTTTCGTTGA
- the apaG gene encoding Co2+/Mg2+ efflux protein ApaG, with protein sequence MYRAVTRGIEVSVEPFYLEDQSEPEENRYVWGYRITIANNSTETVQLRSRYWQITDANGYVEEVRGPGVVGEQPTLEPGDSFQYSSGCPLTTTSGVMVGRYQMQGNGGSLFEVDIPAFSLDIPEQRRTLN encoded by the coding sequence ATGTACAGAGCGGTAACGCGGGGGATCGAAGTTTCGGTCGAACCTTTCTATTTGGAAGACCAGTCCGAGCCCGAAGAAAACCGTTATGTCTGGGGCTATCGTATAACGATTGCCAACAACTCCACGGAAACCGTACAGCTTCGTTCGCGTTACTGGCAGATTACCGATGCGAACGGGTATGTCGAGGAAGTGCGCGGGCCGGGCGTGGTCGGCGAACAACCAACACTCGAACCAGGCGACTCTTTTCAATATTCATCGGGCTGCCCGTTGACCACCACATCGGGCGTCATGGTCGGGCGCTATCAGATGCAGGGCAACGGCGGCAGTTTGTTTGAAGTGGATATACCCGCTTTCTCGCTGGATATTCCGGAACAAAGGCGAACTTTAAATTAG
- a CDS encoding Hsp33 family molecular chaperone, which yields MADKTSNEHTEVENIQVNLGDFDFAGDDAVVPFQVEGLDVRGRAVQLGASIDGILKRHNYPEEVARLLAEATVLTVLLGTSLKFEGKFIFQTQSDGPVDMLVVDFRTPRSVRAYARFDEERLKEAVAAHKTKPEELLGRGTLAFTVDQGAYTQRYQGIVALDGSTLEEIATTYFRQSEQIPTDLKLSVAKLVERGADGKPVEQWRAGGLIIQFLPESELRARIPDLPGGDEDEAEVAFHPEDDAWDEARSLVGTIESSELTDPQVGSERLLYRLFHERGVRVFDSVPVLDECSCSRDKISGVLSGFTAEEIAESADNGKISVTCEFCSKRYEFDPAEFAPKS from the coding sequence TTGGCTGACAAGACCAGCAATGAGCATACCGAAGTCGAGAACATCCAGGTCAATCTGGGCGATTTCGACTTCGCAGGCGATGACGCCGTTGTGCCCTTTCAGGTGGAAGGACTCGACGTGCGTGGTCGCGCGGTTCAGCTTGGCGCGAGTATCGACGGCATTCTGAAACGCCATAACTATCCGGAAGAAGTGGCCCGCCTGCTGGCGGAAGCGACGGTGCTGACCGTATTGCTTGGCACGTCGCTCAAATTTGAAGGCAAGTTCATCTTCCAGACGCAGTCCGACGGTCCCGTCGACATGCTGGTGGTCGACTTCCGCACGCCGCGTTCGGTGCGCGCCTATGCACGTTTCGACGAGGAACGGTTGAAGGAGGCGGTTGCCGCCCACAAGACGAAGCCCGAGGAACTGCTTGGACGGGGCACACTCGCCTTCACGGTGGATCAGGGCGCTTATACTCAGCGCTATCAGGGCATTGTTGCGCTTGATGGTTCGACGCTGGAAGAAATCGCCACGACCTATTTCCGTCAGTCGGAACAGATTCCGACTGATCTGAAACTGAGCGTTGCCAAGCTTGTCGAACGCGGTGCCGATGGTAAGCCAGTGGAACAGTGGCGTGCTGGCGGGCTGATCATTCAGTTCCTGCCGGAATCCGAACTGCGTGCACGCATCCCCGACCTGCCAGGCGGTGATGAGGATGAAGCCGAAGTCGCCTTTCATCCCGAAGACGACGCATGGGACGAAGCCCGTTCGCTGGTTGGAACGATCGAAAGTTCTGAACTGACGGACCCGCAGGTCGGCTCCGAGCGGCTGCTTTATCGTCTGTTCCATGAACGCGGCGTGCGCGTCTTCGACTCTGTGCCTGTGCTGGACGAGTGTTCGTGCTCGCGGGACAAAATTTCCGGTGTGCTGTCAGGTTTTACAGCCGAGGAAATTGCAGAGAGTGCGGACAACGGCAAGATTTCCGTGACCTGTGAGTTCTGCTCGAAACGCTATGAGTTCGATCCGGCGGAATTCGCGCCAAAGTCCTAG
- a CDS encoding O-succinylhomoserine sulfhydrylase yields MTTENTRKFRPATELVHAGSLRSGFAEMSEAMFLTQGFLYPNAEAAEARFKGEDPGFIYSRYANPTTDMFEKRMCALEGAEEARATASGMAAVAAAILCQVQAGDHVISARAVFGSCRYIVETILPKYGVEISIIDGSDIENWKAAVRPNTKVMFLESPSNPTLEIIDIAAVAQVANEAGAKLIVDNVFATPLFQKPLELGAHIVVYSATKHIDGQGRCLGGVVLSDREWIENTLQDYFRHTGPGLSPFNAWIMLKGLETLAVRVRQQTLSATAVADFLANKPGVKRVIYPGRADHPQADIIAKQMTGGSTLIALELDGGKEAAFKFQNALQVFSISNNLGDAKSLITHPATTTHKNLSDEAKAELAISDGLLRISVGLEDTDDLVEDVEEALKAAR; encoded by the coding sequence ATGACGACTGAGAATACCCGCAAGTTTCGCCCTGCAACTGAGCTCGTGCATGCCGGATCGTTGCGTTCCGGATTTGCCGAAATGTCAGAAGCAATGTTCCTGACACAGGGTTTCCTCTATCCGAATGCCGAAGCCGCCGAAGCGCGCTTCAAGGGCGAGGATCCGGGTTTCATCTATTCGCGTTATGCCAACCCGACCACCGACATGTTCGAAAAACGCATGTGCGCGCTGGAAGGCGCCGAAGAAGCCCGTGCAACCGCATCCGGCATGGCTGCGGTCGCAGCTGCGATCCTGTGTCAGGTGCAGGCGGGCGATCACGTGATTTCTGCCCGCGCCGTTTTCGGCTCCTGTCGCTACATCGTTGAGACCATCTTGCCGAAATATGGCGTCGAAATCTCGATTATCGACGGCTCCGATATCGAAAACTGGAAAGCAGCTGTTCGCCCGAACACCAAGGTCATGTTCCTTGAAAGTCCGTCCAATCCGACGCTCGAAATCATCGACATTGCTGCCGTTGCACAGGTCGCCAATGAAGCGGGCGCCAAACTGATCGTCGACAACGTTTTTGCCACACCGCTTTTCCAGAAGCCTCTGGAGCTGGGCGCGCATATCGTCGTTTACTCTGCGACCAAGCATATCGACGGTCAGGGACGCTGCCTTGGTGGTGTAGTCCTCTCCGACCGCGAATGGATTGAGAACACTCTGCAGGATTATTTCCGTCACACCGGTCCGGGGCTCAGCCCATTCAACGCGTGGATCATGCTGAAGGGTCTTGAAACACTGGCCGTGCGCGTGCGCCAGCAGACGCTATCGGCGACTGCGGTTGCCGACTTCCTTGCAAACAAACCGGGCGTGAAGCGCGTGATCTATCCGGGACGGGCAGACCATCCGCAGGCCGACATCATCGCCAAGCAGATGACCGGCGGCTCGACCCTCATTGCTTTGGAACTTGACGGTGGCAAGGAAGCAGCCTTCAAGTTCCAGAACGCGTTGCAGGTTTTCAGCATCTCCAACAATCTGGGTGACGCAAAAAGCCTGATTACTCACCCGGCAACCACGACGCACAAGAACCTCAGCGACGAGGCGAAAGCTGAACTCGCTATCTCGGACGGTCTCCTGCGTATCTCGGTTGGCCTCGAAGATACGGATGATCTCGTCGAGGATGTAGAAGAAGCGCTGAAGGCCGCACGCTAA